From the Candidatus Zixiibacteriota bacterium genome, the window GCGTGAATTTGTCGTTCCGCACCTGAAACGCAAAACACCGGTTTATTTCATCGTTGTCGACTGCATGCGCTATGACCAGTGGCTGACTATCGAGCCGGTGATCGGCGAACTCTTCCAGGTCGAAAAAGACTATTACTTTTCACTTTTGCCGACTGCCACGCCGTTTGCGCGCAATTCGATTTTTGCCGGGGAGTGGCCCGAACAAGTGGCCGAAATCCTGCCCGACCTGTGGCGCAACGCGCAGTCCGAGAAATCATTGAACGCCAATGAAAGGGAACTCCTCGTAAGACAACTCGACCGGATGGCGATTCGTATGCAGGGTGAAATCCGTTACGCCAAGGTCCTGGAACAGAAAGAAGGCGAGCAGTTGGCCAAGCGGATTACAACCTACCAGAATAAATCGATTATGGCTATGGTTTTCAATTTCATCGATCTTCTTTCGCATGGCCGTTCCGAATCCGAGATCCTGCTGGAGGTAGCCCCCAATGAATCCGCTTTTCGCTCTTTGATGAAATCCTGGTTTATGCATTCCTCGCTGTATGAAATCCTTAAATATCTCTCGACTCAGGACTGCAAGGTCATAATCACCACTGATCACGGTTCGATTTTGGCTAACCGTGGCACCACGGTAAAGGGTCGCAAGGAAGCTTCGACTAACCTGCGCTATAAATATGGTGACAACCTGGCCTGTAATACCCGCGAGGTGGTGCTGGTGAAACATCCGGAAAAGTTCCACCTGCCTCGCTTTGGTGTCTCAACAACTTACATCTTCGCCAAGGAAGATCACTATTTTGTATATCCCACACAGTATCATAAGTATGTCTCCAAATACGCCAACACGTTTCAACATGGCGGGATTTCATTAGAGGAGATGGTCCTGCCGGTGATAACGCTCTCCCCCCGGAGATAAGCAATGCGCGCAGTGATCGAGACATCCTCACCCGAGGAAACCCGTCAGTTCGCGCGCAGAATTGCGGGACTGGTATCTTCGGGTACAGTGATCGCCTTAAGCGGTGAACTGGGGGCGGGAAAAACCGTTTTTGCCAAAGGATTCTGCCATGCCCTCGGTTTTGGCGGTAATGTCAGTTCGCCCAGTTTTACACTGGTTAACATCTACCAGGTCGGGACCCTGACGATCAATCATGTCGACTGCTACCGCCTCAACGATCCATCCGAGGTGGAAGATCTGGGACCCGATGAGCTATTTTATCCGGCCGGGATAACCCTCGTTGAATGGGCCGAGAAAGTAAAATCCTATCTGCCCGCAACAACGGTCTGGATTAAAATAGAACTTCTCACGGCAGAATCCCGTCGAATCGAGATCGTCGATCCCCGAACCTGAATTAATTTACTTGCCAGGATGGTAAAAACATCTAAGTTGGTAACATATGCTCATACTGTGTCTGGACAGTTCCGGTCCGTTTTTAAAAACGGGGCTATTCGAGGATCTGAATTGTTTGAACCAGAGTTCATCCGACAGTCGTGGAAACCATTCAGCCCGAATAATACTTCAGATCGAAAATGCCCTGCGCGAATCAGGCCGTAAAATCGATCAGGTCGACCTGATCGCAATAAATCTCGGTCCCGGTTCGTTTACCGGCCTCCGGATCGGATTAGCGGCGGTAATGGGTATCGCCGGTGCGCGGGGTATACCGGTTGTCGGATCAAACGCTTTTGAGATGATCCGGCCGGCCCTCAAGGAGAAGACCGGACACTTCCTGGCGCTGATTGTATGCCGTGGAAACGAGTTCTACTGCGCTGAGTTCGAATCCGATTCCGATCAGGTCAGGCAAATGGGACCTTGCCGAACAGTAACTGTCAAGGATTTCGAGCAATCATCACAAGAATATTTTTTAGTCGGTCAGGGTGCCGGAAGATTTTTTGAGCTCGCTTCTGACGACCTTAGAAAAAGGTTGAGGACAGAACTGGAACACGATGATTTGCCACGACTTGCGGATCTGGCGAGATTGTCTTATACTAAACATCAAAGTGAGAAAAAAGCTCAGGCGGGATTGCCGGAACTGTTTTATCTGGCACCCTCGCAGGCGGAATTAAACTATGCCAAACGACAATCTGAAAATAAGTAGTATTACACCTGCTGATCTGGATGATGTCTACATAATTGAAACTAGCACCTTCCCGGATCCATGGCCGTATGCTATCTTCATTTCCGATTTGGAAGATCCGCAGACTTTCTGCTGGAAAGCGAAAATCGAGAAAAAGCTGGTGGCCTTTATAATTTTTCGACTTGAAAACAAAACCATTCACCTGACAAATATAGCGGTCAGGGAAGATTTTCGACGTAAAAAGGTTGGACATCGACTTTTGAAAAAGTTATTATATAAGGCCAGAGAGTATAAAAGCGAATACATATACCTGGATGTGCGTAAATCCAATCAGGCGGCGATAGATTTCTACCGCCGTTACGGTTTTGAGGTGTTACTTGAAAGAAAGGGCTATTACCGTCGTCCTCCCGAAGATGCATTGGTGATGGTTCTTCAGATGACAGAGAGGTCTGATCGTGGAGTGGTTCAAGAAAGCTCGCGAAGGTCTGATATCGCAGAAGAAGAAGGATATTCCCGAGGGGATCTGGAT encodes:
- a CDS encoding response regulator, giving the protein MQSKDEARRILWVDDEIEHLKPHIMFLKKKGYDVSEAASGHDALELIKKQAFDLVLLDEMMPGMDGLQTMQEIKEVDPALPVVMVTKSEEEDLMEQAIGRQIADYLTKPVNPSQVLMVTKRILDSKKIRQSHFSRDYVQESGKLRARLYGPMEPADWIDTHRQLSQWDVALDAHPDSGFAETQRDLRRDCNVEFCKYIEKVYPRWMKTKDRPVMSPGVVREFVVPHLKRKTPVYFIVVDCMRYDQWLTIEPVIGELFQVEKDYYFSLLPTATPFARNSIFAGEWPEQVAEILPDLWRNAQSEKSLNANERELLVRQLDRMAIRMQGEIRYAKVLEQKEGEQLAKRITTYQNKSIMAMVFNFIDLLSHGRSESEILLEVAPNESAFRSLMKSWFMHSSLYEILKYLSTQDCKVIITTDHGSILANRGTTVKGRKEASTNLRYKYGDNLACNTREVVLVKHPEKFHLPRFGVSTTYIFAKEDHYFVYPTQYHKYVSKYANTFQHGGISLEEMVLPVITLSPRR
- the tsaE gene encoding tRNA (adenosine(37)-N6)-threonylcarbamoyltransferase complex ATPase subunit type 1 TsaE; this encodes MRAVIETSSPEETRQFARRIAGLVSSGTVIALSGELGAGKTVFAKGFCHALGFGGNVSSPSFTLVNIYQVGTLTINHVDCYRLNDPSEVEDLGPDELFYPAGITLVEWAEKVKSYLPATTVWIKIELLTAESRRIEIVDPRT
- the tsaB gene encoding tRNA (adenosine(37)-N6)-threonylcarbamoyltransferase complex dimerization subunit type 1 TsaB, producing the protein MLILCLDSSGPFLKTGLFEDLNCLNQSSSDSRGNHSARIILQIENALRESGRKIDQVDLIAINLGPGSFTGLRIGLAAVMGIAGARGIPVVGSNAFEMIRPALKEKTGHFLALIVCRGNEFYCAEFESDSDQVRQMGPCRTVTVKDFEQSSQEYFLVGQGAGRFFELASDDLRKRLRTELEHDDLPRLADLARLSYTKHQSEKKAQAGLPELFYLAPSQAELNYAKRQSENK
- the rimI gene encoding ribosomal-protein-alanine N-acetyltransferase, with the translated sequence MPNDNLKISSITPADLDDVYIIETSTFPDPWPYAIFISDLEDPQTFCWKAKIEKKLVAFIIFRLENKTIHLTNIAVREDFRRKKVGHRLLKKLLYKAREYKSEYIYLDVRKSNQAAIDFYRRYGFEVLLERKGYYRRPPEDALVMVLQMTERSDRGVVQESSRRSDIAEEEGYSRGDLDQMSGLQ